From Spirosoma aerolatum, one genomic window encodes:
- a CDS encoding IS630 family transposase: MDESACYLLPMLANTWAPRGQTPILVEQAGRAHLSLIAAIAPNGRIYVAGQDQPFTGEDIVWFLTMLCGRYRKRNMLVIWDGAAIHRSEAVKAFLKARPNRVHLERLPAYSPELNPVELIWSYLKGQLKNQVFTNLDELTIAIREQIKHLQANHELVKAFFNKEEIAFITN, from the coding sequence GTGGATGAATCGGCTTGTTATTTGTTACCCATGCTGGCTAACACATGGGCCCCTCGGGGGCAAACACCGATATTAGTTGAGCAAGCGGGACGGGCTCATCTAAGTTTGATCGCTGCTATTGCGCCTAACGGTCGTATCTATGTAGCGGGGCAAGACCAGCCGTTTACGGGTGAAGATATTGTCTGGTTCCTCACTATGCTGTGCGGGCGTTATCGCAAACGAAATATGCTGGTGATCTGGGATGGGGCTGCCATCCACCGCAGCGAGGCCGTCAAAGCTTTTTTGAAAGCACGTCCAAACCGAGTTCATTTAGAGCGTTTACCGGCTTACAGCCCAGAGCTGAATCCAGTAGAACTGATCTGGAGCTACCTGAAAGGTCAGTTAAAGAATCAGGTGTTCACTAATTTAGATGAGCTAACAATTGCGATTCGTGAACAAATTAAACATCTACAAGCCAATCATGAGTTAGTTAAGGCTTTTTTCAACAAAGAGGAAATAGCCTTCATTACAAACTAA
- a CDS encoding winged helix-turn-helix domain-containing protein, with protein MASYQQTQYEVLRRRCATLHQEGWKQADIAQALGLTQGWVSRTITKYRQQGQDALTWRKPAGATAKLTNTQLAQLVEELNKGAEHHGFPGQIWTRPRVNEVIKKLFAVSYDPSQVGRILKKVGWSRQKPQRKAYQQDPQAVAQWKEERLPELKKSPN; from the coding sequence ATGGCAAGCTATCAACAGACCCAATATGAAGTCCTGCGCCGACGATGTGCCACTCTCCATCAAGAAGGCTGGAAACAGGCCGATATCGCTCAGGCCTTAGGGCTAACTCAAGGCTGGGTCAGTCGCACTATAACTAAATATCGTCAGCAAGGTCAAGATGCACTGACTTGGCGCAAACCTGCCGGGGCTACAGCTAAGCTGACTAATACGCAACTGGCTCAACTAGTTGAGGAATTGAATAAAGGAGCTGAGCATCATGGCTTTCCGGGCCAGATATGGACCCGTCCTCGCGTCAATGAGGTGATCAAAAAGTTATTTGCTGTCAGTTATGACCCCTCACAAGTAGGCCGGATTTTAAAAAAGGTGGGCTGGAGCAGACAGAAGCCGCAGCGCAAAGCCTATCAACAAGATCCTCAAGCGGTTGCCCAATGGAAAGAAGAACGCTTACCCGAACTCAAAAAAAGCCCAAATTGA